In Hevea brasiliensis isolate MT/VB/25A 57/8 unplaced genomic scaffold, ASM3005281v1 Scaf436, whole genome shotgun sequence, one DNA window encodes the following:
- the LOC110661508 gene encoding uncharacterized protein LOC110661508 translates to MDPPPLPVPPLPATSATSIHINYPESVESSPRSHMAVDNFHESLPPVPSAKLRLMCSYGGHIIPRPHDKSLCYVGGETRIVVVDRHSSLSSLTSRLSRILLDGRSQFTLKYQLPHEDLDSLVSVTTDEDLDNMVEEYDRITSSASLALAPSRIRLFLFFNKPETAASMGPLLADSKSETWFVDALNGSGLFPRNLSDSATVDCLVNLDDEHRHHDFEAQAEGVEGAEGESKQEKNNVPVEVLHHDVQATMPDSPIVENCSSFGSSSSSPSMCNLPPIRVRVEGHHKVGVEEQFAQMTFAQVVQKQDDGCGLLSAALPPLPTAVAAVGNVATLNPAGGSSENLSRVLSDDEISDQGMPVTFRKPPLPLKPVQQKAGACGYNLPSPDSVASDSASSLSKTMYYQEQYQAALGDSRAPLNPDAKCEISVPSSQIQIQPAPNLGYGSPTQFDQQQQQQLVHTSTHFIPHPATTPLPISSYYPLYAPPPTPSQQVQPQQPLDTQSPVYVMPVAQTQTYMSAQSNIVETAATVITPSHPPSPPTPNIVAASAVYKDTLSHPPLYPTKAAGTSAVLAKPETAAGVYRTAVTSTPTFVPIPAAQFQQQYVGYAPVQQLSQSIAVPAGANANYGFEYANATPEQVYYTHQIQASPLPSQYQTMTPAAAVALADASNQLPTSNTMHQIGTSQPL, encoded by the exons ATGGATCCCCCGCCCCTCCCAGTCCCACCCCTTCCTGCTACCTCCGCCACCAGCATACACATCAACTATCCGGAGTCCGTCGAGTCCTCTCCCCGCTCTCACATGGCTGTCGACAATTTCCATGAGTCCCTACCACCGGTCCCAAGTGCCAAGCTCCGCCTAATGTGCAGCTATGGAGGCCACATTATCCCTCGCCCGCACGACAAGTCCCTCTGCTATGTAGGAGGTGAGACAAGAATTGTAGTTGTCGATCGCCACTCCTCTCTCTCTTCCCTAACATCTCGCCTTTCCCGCATTCTTCTTGATGGGCGTTCTCAATTCACTCTCAAGTACCAGCTACCCCACGAAGACCTCGACTCTCTAGTGTCTGTAACCACAGATGAAGATCTTGATAACATGGTTGAAGAATATGACCGGATAACTTCATCGGCGTCATTGGCTTTAGCTCCCTCTCGTATCCGCTTGTTCCTTTTCTTTAACAAGCCCGAAACTGCAGCATCTATGGGGCCACTTCTTGCTGACTCTAAGTCAGAGACATGGTTTGTTGATGCGCTTAATGGTTCAGGTTTATTTCCAAGAAATCTCTCAGATTCTGCCACCGTAGATTGCTTGGTGAATCTTGATGACGAGCATCGTCATCATGACTTCGAGGCTCAAGCAGAGGGTGTAGAAGGCGCAGAGGGAGAGAGCAAGCAAGAAAAGAATAATGTACCGGTGGAAGTACTACATCATGATGTGCAGGCTACGATGCCAGACTCACCTATAGTGGAGAATTGTTCTTCATTtggttcatcttcttcttccccttCAATGTGCAACCTGCCGCCTATTCGGGTTCGTGTGGAAGGTCATCACAAAGTTGGCGTAGAGGAACAATTTGCACAGATGACATTCGCGCAAGTTGTGCAGAAACAAGATGATGGGTGCGGCCTTTTATCTGCAGCTTTGCCTCCACTTCCCACAGCAGTAGCTGCAGTTGGGAATGTGGCAACGCTTAATCCTGCAGGCGGTTCTAGCGAGAACTTGAGTCGGGTTTTATCAGATGACGAGATATCAGATCAGGGTATGCCGGTCACTTTTCGAAAACCACCATTGCCTCTGAAGCCTGTGCAACAAAAGGCTGGTGCCTGCGGTTACAATCTGCCTTCACCAGATTCAGTTGCAAG TGATTCTGCAAGTTCACTCTCCAAGACCATGTATTATCAAGAACAATATCAAGCTGCATTGGGAGACAGCAGGGCTCCTCTGAACCCAGATGcaaaatgtgaaatttcagtcccaAGCTCTCAAATCCAAATCCAACCAGCTCCAAATCTCGGGTACGGGTCGCCGACACAGTTTGATCAGCAGCAACAGCAACAATTGGTACACACCAGCACACATTTTATACCCCATCCTGCCACAACTCCATTGCCAATTTCATCTTACTACCCACTTTATGCTCCTCCTCCTACTCCATCACAGCAAGTACAGCCTCAACAACCACTTGATACGCAATCCCCTGTATATGTAATGCCTGTTGCACAAACCCAAACATACATGTCTGCTCAATCTAATATCGTGGAAACTGCAGCTACTGTAATAACCCCAAGCCACCCACCATCACCTCCAACTCCTAACATAGTTGCTGCTTCTGCAGTTTACAAGGACACACTTTCACATCCACCCCTTTACCCCACAAAGGCAGCAGGCACCAGCGCCGTCCTAGCTAAGCCCGAAACGGCTGCAGGTGTTTATAGAACAGCCGTGACCTCAACACCCACATTTGTCCCAATCCCAGCTGCTCAATTTCAGCAACAATATGTGGGTTATGCTCCGGTGCAACAGCTATCTCAATCCATTGCCGTTCCTGCTGGTGCTAATGCTAATTATGGTTTTGAATATGCCAATGCCACACCTGAACAAGTCTATTACACTCATCAGATTCAAGCTTCCCCATTGCCTTCTCAGTACCAAACCATGACCCCAGCTGCTGCTGTAGCTCTAGCTGATGCTTCAAATCAGCTTCCAACAAGCAACACCATGCACCAGATTGGAACCTCCCAGCCTCTCTAA